The Sesamum indicum cultivar Zhongzhi No. 13 linkage group LG1, S_indicum_v1.0, whole genome shotgun sequence genome includes a window with the following:
- the LOC105156395 gene encoding flavonoid 3'-monooxygenase-like — MHLLIDSVLIASAALLALSVSWQVWKLIKSHRKLPGLPPGPGGLPIVGYLPYVRPNIHIQFTELAQKYGPIYKLWLGKKLCIVISSPSLIKEVLRDHDTIFANRDKTVTTLIGTYNANDVGWSRYGPQWRTLRRLFVREMLSANSLDGSSNLRRDEVRKNVRSVCSEIGRPVNICELAFQINLNVVLGMTWGSTIELEKRDKVGTEFLPLVARISEVMGKPNISDYFPILARFDIQGVGKEMTRLMQILDRFLENLIDKSTTVLSDRVESGTNKGRKDFVQMLVELKEKDDGGKMSLTKTQIKAMLVNVIVGGTHTSSTTVEWVMTELISNPNVMEKVQEELKQVVGLNNMVEEAHIPKLLYLDAVLKETLRLHPTGPFLSPRTPSEFCTMGEYTIPKDSAIFLNVWAIQRDPTVWDNPLEFKPERFLGNDGNLDFSGKNFNYIPFGSGRRICAGLPLAERMLSYVLASLLHSFDWKLPDGEKLDMEDKFGSVLRKKNPLFAIPFPRFTDSNLCL, encoded by the exons ATGCATCTCCTAATTGATTCTGTTCTTATAGCATCAGCGGCATTACTTGCTTTATCCGTCTCCTGGCAAGTTTGGAAGCTAATCAAATCACACAGAAAACTTCCAGGCCTGCCTCCAGGCCCCGGAGGCTTGCCGATTGTTGGCTACTTGCCGTATGTTAGACCAAACATTCACATCCAATTCACAGAACTCGCTCAGAAATATGGTCCAATCTACAAGCTCTGGCTTGGGAAGAAACTGTGCATCGTGATCAGCTCGCCGTCACTCATAAAAGAGGTGCTACGTGATCACGACACGATCTTTGCCAACCGTGACAAAACTGTGACGACCCTCATTGGCACTTACAATGCCAATGACGTGGGGTGGTCCCGATACGGCCCTCAATGGCGGACGTTGCGTAGACTGTTCGTGCGAGAGATGCTGAGTGCTAATAGTCTTGATGGCTCCAGCAATCTCCGGAGAGATGAGGTTAGAAAGAACGTCAGAAGTGTCTGTTCCGAGATTGGCAGGCCTGTCAATATATGTGAACTAGCATTTCAGATAAATCTCAACGTTGTGCTGGGGATGACGTGGGGCAGCACGATTGAATTGGAGAAGAGGGATAAAGTGGGGACTGAATTCCTGCCACTGGTGGCAAGAATTTCTGAGGTGATGGGGAAGCCCAACATCTCTGATTACTTCCCAATTCTTGCCAGGTTTGATATACAGGGAGTCGGGAAAGAAATGACGCGCCTGATGCAAATTCTCGACAGGTTTCTTGAAAATCTTATAGACAAAAGTACGACTGTCTTATCTGATAGAGTGGAGAGTGGAACCAACAAGGGAAGGAAAGACTTTGTTCAAATGCTAGTGGAGCTGAAGGAGAAGGACGACGGCGGTAAGATGTCACTTACCAAGACACAAATCAAAGCCATGTTAGTC AACGTCATAGTGGGCGGGACGCACACTTCATCAACCACAGTGGAGTGGGTTATGACAGAGCTGATCAGCAATCCAAACGTGATGGAGAAGGTGCAGGAGGAATTGAAACAAGTTGTGGGATTGAACAATATGGTAGAAGAGGCTCATATCCCAAAACTCTTGTATTTGGATGCCGTTCTGAAGGAAACATTGCGCTTGCACCCGACAGGACCCTTCTTAAGCCCAAGAACTCCAAGTGAATTTTGTACGATGGGCGAATACACTATCCCCAAGGATTCTGCAATCTTTCTGAACGTTTGGGCTATTCAAAGGGACCCTACGGTCTGGGATAATCCATTGGAATTCAAGCCAGAGAGGTTTTTGGGTAACGACGGGAACTTGGATTTCAGTGGGAAGAACTTTAATTATATTCCTTTTGGATCTGGGAGAAGGATATGTGCCGGCCTGCCGCTGGCGGAGAGAATGTTGAGCTATGTGTTAGCTTCACTTCTGCATTCATTTGACTGGAAGCTACCAGATGGTGAAAAACTTGACATGGAGGATAAGTTTGGGAGTGTATTAAGGAAGAAAAACCCGTTGTTTGCTATTCCATTTCCCAGGTTTACTGATTCGAATCTGTGCTTGTAA